From a single Pseudomonadota bacterium genomic region:
- a CDS encoding nucleotidyltransferase family protein, which yields MTGGRAELFDGSVGGVRGVHPLVKASNARPREIIKRFMTAQTTPPRAPLLHAFEVGVAKAARSVELISTPARSMCPTSRGGRRPTSAKALCMTAPALAGIVLAAGASRRMGYPKALVVHEGRTFVERVLDALTQGGVARVVVVCREVERAAVVDRVPHAWVVTNPDPERGMQSSIAVGLAHLLADTGGAAHDATAAPRLHGIALALVDQPTLQAHTVRRVREVFADDVTRIVVPRSPEGRRGHPVIFPLDLTGQLRELHAQGAREVLWRNPQRVREVDIDDGGAFHDVNTPDELAALARDTPPVLRIDAGLA from the coding sequence ATGACGGGCGGCAGGGCCGAGCTCTTCGACGGTTCTGTTGGGGGGGTGCGAGGGGTGCACCCATTGGTGAAGGCCAGCAATGCCAGGCCCAGAGAGATAATCAAGCGCTTCATGACAGCGCAGACTACTCCGCCGAGGGCGCCTCTCCTCCACGCCTTCGAAGTCGGCGTGGCGAAGGCGGCCCGCTCTGTCGAGCTGATCTCGACGCCGGCGCGGAGCATGTGCCCGACAAGCAGGGGAGGGCGTCGACCGACATCGGCGAAGGCCTTGTGCATGACCGCTCCAGCACTGGCCGGCATCGTTCTCGCGGCGGGGGCCTCCCGTCGCATGGGATACCCCAAGGCCTTGGTCGTGCACGAGGGGCGCACCTTCGTCGAGCGCGTGCTCGACGCGCTCACGCAGGGGGGCGTGGCGCGGGTCGTGGTGGTCTGCCGCGAGGTCGAGCGCGCGGCCGTCGTGGATCGCGTGCCCCACGCCTGGGTGGTGACGAACCCCGATCCGGAACGCGGCATGCAGTCATCGATTGCGGTGGGACTTGCGCATCTGCTCGCTGACACAGGTGGGGCGGCCCACGACGCCACTGCAGCCCCGCGCCTTCACGGCATCGCCCTCGCCCTGGTCGATCAGCCCACCTTGCAGGCACATACCGTGCGCCGCGTACGCGAGGTCTTCGCCGACGATGTGACCCGCATCGTGGTTCCGCGATCTCCCGAGGGCCGTCGCGGACACCCCGTGATCTTTCCCCTCGATCTCACAGGCCAGCTGCGCGAGCTGCACGCGCAGGGCGCGCGGGAGGTGCTGTGGCGCAATCCCCAGAGGGTGCGCGAGGTCGACATCGATGACGGGGGCGCCTTTCATGACGTGAACACGCCGGATGAGCTGGCCGCCCTGGCCCGCGATACGCCCCCCGTGCTTCGCATCGATGCGGGTCTCGCCTGA
- a CDS encoding SCO family protein, with product MPRSGSGFVTTQAWGTRSTTAARSTSRQTTTTRATPPCVSASSTRSTKVRPSCTTKALGYPMRREAPAARTMPASAGAVMHKAFADVGRRPPLLVGHMLRAGVEISSTERAAFATPTSKAWRRGALGGVVCAVMKRLIISLGLALLAFTNGCTPRTPPTEPSKSSALPPVIGTLPPFTLTDQNGQTVTLESLHGHPFVIDFIFTSCTEFCLDMTDKMREVRAALGSGSPVKCVSMSVDPKNDTPARLKSFAASRGAVDPSWLFLTGERATVGTIMQSLMLAPSGDPAKLNPQQHSSRLVLVDGEGKVRGYYPYDDAEARKRIVLDARALDAGGKP from the coding sequence ATGCCGCGTTCCGGATCGGGGTTCGTCACCACCCAGGCGTGGGGCACGCGATCCACGACGGCCGCGCGCTCGACCTCGCGGCAGACCACCACGACCCGCGCCACGCCCCCCTGCGTGAGCGCGTCGAGCACGCGCTCGACGAAGGTGCGCCCCTCGTGCACGACCAAGGCCTTGGGGTATCCCATGCGACGGGAGGCCCCCGCCGCGAGAACGATGCCGGCCAGTGCTGGAGCGGTCATGCACAAGGCCTTCGCCGATGTCGGTCGACGCCCTCCCCTGCTTGTCGGGCACATGCTCCGCGCCGGCGTCGAGATCAGCTCGACAGAGCGGGCCGCCTTCGCCACGCCGACTTCGAAGGCGTGGAGGAGAGGCGCCCTCGGCGGAGTAGTCTGCGCTGTCATGAAGCGCTTGATTATCTCTCTGGGCCTGGCATTGCTGGCCTTCACCAATGGGTGCACCCCTCGCACCCCCCCAACAGAACCGTCGAAGAGCTCGGCCCTGCCGCCCGTCATCGGAACCCTCCCGCCGTTCACCCTCACCGATCAGAACGGGCAGACCGTCACCCTCGAGAGCCTGCACGGCCACCCGTTTGTGATCGACTTCATCTTCACGAGCTGCACCGAGTTCTGCCTCGACATGACCGACAAGATGCGCGAGGTGCGTGCGGCACTGGGCAGCGGCTCCCCCGTGAAGTGCGTGAGCATGAGCGTCGACCCGAAGAACGACACCCCGGCGCGCCTCAAGTCGTTTGCCGCAAGCCGCGGCGCCGTCGACCCGAGCTGGCTCTTTCTCACCGGCGAGCGCGCCACGGTGGGCACCATCATGCAGTCGCTGATGCTGGCCCCCTCGGGCGACCCCGCAAAGCTGAACCCGCAGCAGCACAGCTCTCGACTGGTTCTCGTCGACGGCGAGGGCAAGGTGCGCGGCTACTACCCCTACGACGATGCCGAGGCGCGCAAGCGCATCGTGCTCGACGCCCGCGCCCTAGACGCCGGAGGCAAGCCGTGA
- a CDS encoding DUF420 domain-containing protein: MTYADLPLVNATLNGISACLLTAGYGFIRQKRVTAHRVCMVSALITSVAFLTTYAIYHLHAGSKHFVGPDAIRMAYLALLLSHTVLAAAVPVLALITLSRALKGQLDRHRAIARITLPIWWYVSVTGVLIYVMLYHVSQ; the protein is encoded by the coding sequence GTGACCTACGCCGACCTCCCCCTGGTCAACGCCACGCTGAACGGAATCAGCGCCTGTCTGCTCACCGCGGGCTACGGGTTCATCCGCCAGAAACGCGTCACCGCGCATCGCGTCTGCATGGTGAGTGCCCTCATCACCTCGGTGGCCTTTCTCACCACGTACGCCATCTACCACCTGCACGCCGGCTCAAAGCACTTCGTGGGTCCGGACGCCATTCGCATGGCCTACCTGGCGCTGCTGCTGTCGCACACCGTTCTCGCGGCGGCTGTGCCCGTGCTCGCGCTCATCACGCTCTCGCGGGCGCTGAAGGGCCAGCTCGATCGGCACCGCGCCATCGCGCGCATCACCCTGCCCATCTGGTGGTACGTCTCGGTGACCGGCGTTCTCATCTACGTGATGCTCTACCACGTCTCGCAATGA
- a CDS encoding cytochrome c oxidase assembly protein produces MTWEWNTEIDLIGGILAVAVLYRMAVRMGWKRLAAETPFPTRSVLLFDVALVLFYLAVGSPLDEAGDRFLFSAHMLQHSVLIFVLPPIILASLPSFVFEPLAGNRATRAVFAFLTHPVVALASFNIVFAVWHIPVLYEFALRDRQVHEAEHVMFLLSAIQMWWPVLSPSRDFPRLTAGPRMLYLFFMSVTQIPLFGFLVLTGEVYYPTYAAAPRIVSLTPMEDQALGGIFMKLFGEILFICYLAAAFMEWYRRESRPGAPPKAA; encoded by the coding sequence GCTGTATCGCATGGCGGTGCGCATGGGGTGGAAGCGGCTTGCGGCGGAGACCCCGTTTCCGACTCGCAGCGTTCTGCTCTTCGACGTGGCCCTCGTGCTGTTCTATCTCGCGGTGGGCTCGCCCCTCGACGAGGCGGGCGATCGCTTCCTGTTCAGTGCCCACATGCTGCAGCACTCGGTGCTCATCTTCGTGCTGCCCCCCATCATCCTCGCGTCGCTGCCGTCGTTCGTCTTCGAGCCGCTGGCCGGTAATCGCGCCACCCGCGCGGTGTTTGCGTTCCTCACGCACCCGGTGGTGGCCCTGGCCTCGTTCAACATTGTCTTCGCTGTCTGGCACATCCCCGTGCTCTACGAGTTTGCGTTGCGTGATCGACAGGTGCACGAGGCCGAGCATGTGATGTTCCTGCTGAGCGCCATCCAGATGTGGTGGCCCGTGCTGAGCCCGTCTCGCGACTTCCCCCGCCTCACCGCGGGCCCCCGCATGCTCTACCTGTTCTTCATGTCGGTGACGCAGATCCCGCTCTTCGGCTTTCTCGTTCTGACGGGGGAGGTCTACTATCCCACGTACGCGGCGGCGCCACGCATCGTCTCGCTGACCCCCATGGAGGATCAGGCGCTCGGCGGCATCTTCATGAAGCTCTTCGGCGAGATCTTGTTCATCTGCTATCTCGCGGCTGCATTCATGGAGTGGTATCGTCGCGAGAGCCGTCCGGGCGCTCCGCCGAAGGCGGCGTGA